A single genomic interval of Spirosoma linguale DSM 74 harbors:
- a CDS encoding alpha-1,2-mannosidase (TIGRFAM: alpha-1,2-mannosidase~PFAM: glycosyl hydrolase 92~KEGG: saz:Sama_0293 putative alpha-1,2-mannosidase) translates to MNKSTMHRLLVLAGIAISLVSIQVAEAQKQPVDLVNPLVDAANSRWFFFNSASRPFGMVNLSPDNGINADWGAGYRYHQDSIKCFSHIHGWQLSGVPVMPTTGEFKGHLGAEQYGSRFSHQKEIVKAGYHKVVLDAYNIIAELTSTTRVGFHKYTYPASAQSHILFDFSTFLGPSDTQKGYVKKVSNQEIEGYAIMAPTIRRPKVLPVYFVAVFDKPFDSFRGWRNGKLETISGVIEGERVGAYLSFKTKAGEVRKMKVAISYVSEEQARINLKTELSHWDFEKTVQDSRSDWNNWLSRIDVQGGSDTTRSRFYTDLWHALQGRRIISDVNGKYSDMTGPERRIKQIPLDANGKPKFNHHNSDSFWGAQWTINTLWHLVYPEVTESFVNSMVMMYQDGGLIPRGPAGGNYTYVMTGASTTPFIVSAYLKGIRGFDTEKAYEGLRKNHFPGGMMSKAGYEHNTFKGGGIEYYMERGYVPHPLSKTRYGFHQDGSTQTLEYAYQDYTLAQMAKSLGKTDDYNLFMKRAQNYKNVWNPDLGWMWNRTLDGKWAEPVDILRYDNGWEEGNAAQYTWFVPHDVQGLITLMGGREKFTAKLNSSFEKAQKHDYVSGKSHDNETLEELRRVFLNYGNQPSIQTAHLFNYAGAPWLTQYWTRQVIEKVYSGLSPDYGYSGDEDQGLMGSLSVLLKTGLFSTNGGTTPEPFYEISSPIFDRITIKLNPKYYKGKQFVIDAKNNSAANLYIQSAQLNGKPLDRPWMLHETVVNGGTLTLQMGAQPNKSWGNKPEQAPVSMSSEAAKR, encoded by the coding sequence ATGAATAAATCAACAATGCATCGTCTTTTAGTACTGGCTGGCATTGCCATCAGTCTGGTATCAATACAGGTTGCAGAAGCCCAAAAGCAACCCGTCGACCTCGTCAATCCGCTGGTTGATGCGGCCAATTCGCGCTGGTTCTTTTTTAACTCGGCTTCACGACCCTTCGGCATGGTGAACCTGAGCCCCGATAACGGCATCAATGCTGACTGGGGCGCTGGCTACCGGTATCATCAGGACAGTATCAAGTGCTTTAGCCATATCCACGGCTGGCAACTGTCTGGCGTGCCGGTGATGCCCACAACGGGCGAGTTTAAAGGGCATTTGGGGGCCGAGCAGTACGGATCTCGGTTTTCGCATCAGAAAGAAATCGTAAAAGCGGGTTACCATAAAGTAGTGCTCGATGCTTACAACATCATTGCCGAACTGACGTCGACCACGCGCGTTGGCTTTCACAAATACACGTACCCAGCTTCAGCCCAAAGTCATATTCTGTTCGATTTTTCCACCTTCCTGGGGCCGTCTGATACCCAGAAAGGCTACGTAAAAAAGGTCAGCAATCAGGAAATTGAAGGCTACGCGATCATGGCCCCCACCATTCGTCGGCCAAAAGTGCTGCCCGTTTATTTCGTCGCTGTTTTCGACAAACCGTTCGACTCGTTCAGGGGCTGGCGGAACGGAAAGCTGGAAACGATCAGTGGCGTCATCGAAGGTGAACGTGTGGGAGCGTACCTGAGCTTCAAAACTAAAGCGGGTGAGGTACGGAAGATGAAAGTGGCCATTTCGTACGTCAGCGAAGAACAGGCCCGTATCAACCTCAAGACCGAACTGTCGCACTGGGATTTCGAAAAAACCGTTCAGGATAGCCGCTCCGACTGGAACAACTGGCTGAGCCGAATCGATGTGCAGGGCGGCAGCGATACCACCCGGAGCCGCTTCTACACCGACCTCTGGCACGCGCTACAGGGCCGACGCATCATCTCCGACGTCAACGGAAAGTACAGCGACATGACCGGCCCCGAACGGCGCATCAAACAGATTCCGCTGGATGCCAACGGCAAGCCCAAATTTAATCACCACAACTCCGACTCGTTCTGGGGTGCCCAGTGGACCATCAACACGCTTTGGCATCTGGTGTACCCGGAGGTCACCGAATCGTTTGTCAACTCGATGGTGATGATGTATCAGGATGGCGGGCTCATTCCCCGTGGACCGGCGGGGGGCAACTACACCTACGTGATGACCGGTGCCTCGACCACGCCTTTCATTGTGAGTGCCTACCTGAAGGGCATCCGGGGCTTCGACACCGAAAAAGCCTATGAGGGCCTGCGCAAGAACCATTTTCCCGGCGGTATGATGAGCAAGGCGGGGTATGAACACAACACGTTTAAGGGTGGGGGTATCGAATACTATATGGAACGGGGTTACGTGCCGCACCCATTGAGTAAAACCCGTTACGGCTTTCATCAGGACGGTTCGACCCAAACGCTGGAATACGCCTACCAGGATTACACGCTGGCGCAGATGGCTAAATCGCTCGGCAAAACCGACGATTATAACCTGTTTATGAAGCGGGCGCAGAACTACAAAAACGTCTGGAATCCTGACTTGGGCTGGATGTGGAATCGCACGCTGGACGGCAAATGGGCCGAGCCGGTGGATATTCTGCGCTACGACAACGGTTGGGAAGAGGGCAACGCGGCCCAGTACACCTGGTTTGTGCCGCATGATGTGCAGGGGCTAATTACCCTCATGGGCGGTCGCGAGAAATTTACGGCCAAACTGAATAGTTCTTTCGAGAAGGCGCAGAAGCATGATTATGTGTCGGGCAAATCGCACGATAATGAAACCCTCGAAGAGCTGCGCCGGGTATTTCTCAACTACGGCAATCAGCCCAGTATTCAAACGGCCCACCTCTTCAACTACGCGGGCGCACCCTGGCTGACGCAATACTGGACGCGGCAGGTGATCGAAAAAGTATACAGCGGCCTCTCGCCCGATTACGGCTACAGTGGCGACGAAGATCAGGGACTTATGGGAAGCTTGTCGGTACTGCTCAAAACGGGCCTCTTCTCGACCAATGGCGGCACTACGCCCGAGCCGTTCTACGAAATCAGCAGCCCGATTTTCGACAGGATCACAATCAAACTCAATCCGAAATATTACAAAGGAAAACAGTTCGTGATCGACGCGAAGAACAACTCGGCAGCGAACCTGTACATCCAATCGGCGCAATTGAATGGTAAACCCCTCGACCGTCCCTGGATGCTGCACGAAACGGTGGTCAACGGCGGCACGCTGACGCTTCAAATGGGTGCTCAACCGAATAAATCGTGGGGCAACAAACCCGAGCAGGCACCGGTCTCGATGTCGTCGGAGGCTGCAAAACGCTAA
- a CDS encoding Alpha-L-fucosidase (KEGG: xac:XAC1774 hypothetical protein), translating to MSRLSRLLFLLLIPAVHSYGQSPSLTLWYNKPATVWSEALPLGNGYMGAMVFGDPAKEHLQLNEGTLYSGDPASTFKAINVRKDFKQVSALLAAKQYQEAQSLIAKEWLGRNHQLYQPMGDFWIDVDHKNEAITDYRRQFDIATATATTRYKVGNTTYTRTYFASYPDHVIVVKLTANGPGKINCTFHLSTPHESTARYAAQGNTLTMRGKVPGFGLRRTFEQIEKAGDQYKYPEVYEKNGQRKPGIDNMLYDRQINGLGMAFETRVKVQHTGGRIRQDNNALTVQDASEVVFVLSAATSYNGFDKSPAYEGVDPKPILDQRFKAIEKKSYAALYQTHLADYKKLFDRVDIQLAAETEQSQRPTDQRVELFSNGLDPSFAALYFQYGRYLMIAGSRPGGQPLNLQGMWNDLMVPPWNGGYTININAQMNYWPAELTNLSECQEPFFKAVKELAINGHETARSMYGNDGWVAHHNMDIWRHAEPVDLCNCSFWPMAAGWLTSHFWERYLFSGDPIFLKKEVFPLLKGAVQFYQGWLVKNEQGYLVTPVGHSPEQNFLYDDKKQATFSPGPTMDMAIVRESFSRYLEACKTLGITDDFTAGVKQNLSQLLPYQIGKYGQLQEWQTDFDDADVQHRHFSHLYAMHPSNQISLQSTPELAAAARRVMERRGDGATGWSMGWKVNVWARLLDGDHALKLITNLFKLVRTNSTSMQGGGTYPNLFCAHPPFQIDGNFGATAGIAEMLVQSHAGEVHLLPALPQAWHTGHVKGLKARGGYEIDLEWKAGKLTKAVVHSKLGGSLRIRTNDRMAMQPAVATASAPVNPNPLFSFVDAGKPIIKDQMKLGEMPVVKGFTIDVKTEKGGVYEIR from the coding sequence ATGAGTCGACTGAGTCGTTTACTATTTCTTCTGTTAATTCCCGCTGTTCACTCCTATGGACAGAGCCCCTCTTTGACGTTGTGGTATAACAAACCGGCGACTGTCTGGTCGGAAGCGCTGCCACTGGGTAATGGCTACATGGGGGCTATGGTTTTCGGCGATCCCGCAAAAGAGCATCTGCAACTCAATGAAGGCACTCTGTACTCCGGCGACCCGGCCAGCACGTTCAAGGCGATCAATGTCCGCAAAGATTTCAAGCAGGTCAGCGCGTTGCTGGCCGCTAAACAATACCAGGAAGCGCAGTCGCTGATTGCGAAAGAATGGTTAGGCCGGAATCACCAGCTCTACCAGCCGATGGGCGATTTCTGGATCGACGTCGACCATAAAAACGAAGCCATTACGGACTACAGACGCCAGTTCGACATAGCTACGGCCACGGCCACCACCCGCTACAAAGTGGGTAACACAACCTACACCAGAACCTATTTTGCCAGCTACCCCGACCACGTTATCGTCGTGAAACTGACAGCCAATGGCCCCGGTAAAATCAATTGTACCTTTCATCTGTCGACACCCCATGAATCGACCGCACGCTATGCGGCCCAGGGAAATACACTGACGATGCGGGGCAAAGTGCCCGGTTTTGGGCTGAGACGTACGTTTGAGCAGATCGAGAAAGCGGGCGATCAATATAAATACCCCGAAGTTTATGAGAAGAACGGCCAGCGTAAGCCGGGCATTGACAACATGCTGTACGACCGGCAGATTAACGGCTTGGGCATGGCGTTCGAAACGCGGGTGAAAGTGCAGCATACGGGTGGCCGTATCAGGCAGGACAACAACGCGCTGACCGTTCAGGATGCGTCGGAAGTGGTGTTTGTGCTGTCGGCTGCTACCAGTTACAACGGGTTCGATAAAAGTCCGGCCTACGAAGGGGTCGATCCTAAACCGATTCTCGATCAGCGGTTTAAAGCCATTGAGAAAAAATCCTACGCGGCCTTATACCAAACACACCTCGCCGATTACAAAAAACTATTCGACCGGGTCGACATTCAGTTAGCGGCCGAAACCGAGCAATCGCAACGCCCCACCGACCAGCGTGTGGAGCTTTTCTCGAACGGCCTCGACCCGTCGTTTGCAGCCCTGTATTTTCAGTACGGGCGTTATCTGATGATTGCCGGGTCGAGGCCGGGTGGTCAGCCGCTCAACTTGCAGGGCATGTGGAACGACCTGATGGTGCCGCCCTGGAATGGTGGCTACACCATTAACATCAACGCCCAGATGAATTACTGGCCCGCCGAACTCACCAACCTGTCGGAATGTCAGGAGCCTTTTTTTAAGGCTGTTAAGGAGCTGGCCATCAATGGGCACGAAACCGCCCGGAGCATGTATGGCAACGACGGCTGGGTGGCCCACCACAACATGGACATCTGGCGTCATGCCGAACCCGTCGATCTATGCAACTGTTCGTTCTGGCCCATGGCGGCCGGGTGGCTGACGAGTCATTTCTGGGAAAGATACCTGTTCAGTGGCGATCCGATCTTTCTCAAAAAAGAGGTCTTTCCGTTGCTGAAAGGGGCCGTTCAGTTCTATCAGGGCTGGCTGGTGAAAAACGAACAGGGTTATCTGGTAACACCGGTGGGCCACTCACCCGAGCAGAATTTCCTGTACGACGATAAGAAACAGGCCACGTTCAGTCCCGGTCCAACGATGGATATGGCCATCGTCCGGGAGTCGTTTTCGCGCTATCTGGAAGCTTGTAAAACGTTGGGTATTACCGACGATTTTACTGCCGGAGTCAAGCAGAACTTATCGCAGTTGCTGCCCTACCAGATTGGTAAATACGGTCAGTTGCAGGAGTGGCAAACCGATTTTGACGATGCCGATGTGCAGCACCGCCATTTCTCCCACCTATACGCCATGCACCCCAGCAACCAGATCAGCCTCCAGTCGACGCCGGAGTTGGCCGCTGCCGCCCGTCGCGTGATGGAGCGTCGGGGCGATGGCGCTACGGGCTGGTCGATGGGCTGGAAAGTGAACGTCTGGGCTCGCTTGCTGGACGGTGACCACGCCCTGAAGCTCATTACGAATCTCTTTAAGCTGGTCAGAACCAACTCGACCAGTATGCAGGGGGGCGGCACCTATCCCAACCTGTTTTGTGCCCATCCGCCGTTTCAGATCGACGGAAATTTTGGAGCCACGGCGGGCATTGCCGAGATGCTGGTGCAAAGCCACGCGGGCGAAGTTCACCTGCTTCCCGCCTTGCCGCAAGCCTGGCATACGGGGCATGTGAAAGGGCTGAAAGCGCGTGGCGGTTACGAAATTGACCTGGAATGGAAAGCGGGGAAGCTGACTAAAGCCGTAGTTCATTCAAAATTGGGCGGGAGCCTTCGTATCCGAACGAATGACCGGATGGCGATGCAACCCGCCGTTGCCACCGCATCGGCCCCGGTAAACCCAAATCCGCTTTTTAGCTTTGTCGACGCGGGTAAACCCATTATCAAAGACCAGATGAAGCTAGGAGAGATGCCTGTGGTAAAAGGATTTACAATTGATGTTAAGACGGAAAAGGGAGGAGTTTATGAAATTCGATAG
- a CDS encoding conserved hypothetical protein (KEGG: hypothetical protein), translating to MDRRNFISIGATSLSLLPLTGFADVYTNTVRKPAWLLDWIAINDRQLPNYGLIKVTDANSPYAGGYLNETDMPNPQSTSGFLMKAGMLFATPESSYYQSTKLLAEIEAAARCMLKFQHSDGTIDYLDTNFHSTPDTAFVLENIVPAYKFLSGSNAKGTGTALGLLKTFLTKAGDALIVGGIHTPNHRWVVSAALTKLNELFPNPRYTGRIDQWLAEHIDIDPDGQFNEKSTNSYSPIVDRSLIIMARGLKKPELFEPVRRNLMMTLYYVHPNGEVVTEGSNRQDKGTIGNMSRYYYCYRYMALLDKNGEMAAMCRLIEKTCPKEQLAGYLDYFLEDPTLWNELPASKPLPTSYAKAFPYSGVVRIRREGWDATLLSNNAAWLTFHKGNAVLQGMRVAASFFGKGQFQPTKIEQQGNAWVMRQSLEGPYYQPIATDKIDANGDWDKMSRTDRPQSEIQKLDSTVTVTEVNNGLRVDVELSGTDNVPVALELIFRPGGTLGGVTKHPKKDNAFLLSDEAGTYAVGTDTIRFGPGRVQHKGVQLRGAVPSMDAPTVYLTGYTPFKHSLFLG from the coding sequence ATGGACAGACGGAATTTTATTTCGATTGGTGCAACGTCCCTCAGTCTTTTACCACTAACCGGATTTGCCGACGTTTACACCAACACAGTCCGCAAACCGGCCTGGCTGCTCGACTGGATTGCTATCAACGACCGACAACTGCCTAACTACGGGCTTATAAAGGTAACGGATGCAAACAGCCCGTATGCCGGAGGCTACCTAAATGAAACTGACATGCCGAACCCGCAATCTACAAGCGGGTTTCTGATGAAAGCCGGTATGCTGTTCGCAACGCCCGAATCAAGCTATTATCAGTCGACCAAACTGCTGGCGGAGATCGAGGCTGCGGCTCGATGCATGCTCAAATTTCAGCACTCGGACGGTACTATCGATTACCTCGACACTAATTTCCACTCGACACCCGATACCGCCTTTGTGCTGGAAAATATCGTTCCAGCCTATAAATTTCTGAGTGGGTCGAACGCCAAAGGTACCGGCACCGCCCTGGGACTGCTAAAGACATTCCTGACCAAGGCTGGTGACGCCCTCATTGTGGGAGGCATTCACACACCAAACCACCGCTGGGTGGTGTCGGCTGCGTTGACCAAGTTAAATGAATTGTTCCCAAACCCACGTTATACGGGCCGAATCGACCAATGGCTGGCAGAACATATCGACATCGACCCCGACGGGCAGTTTAACGAAAAGAGTACCAACAGCTATTCGCCCATTGTCGACCGGTCGCTGATTATCATGGCCCGAGGCTTGAAAAAGCCTGAGTTGTTCGAGCCCGTTCGCCGAAATCTGATGATGACGTTGTACTACGTACATCCCAACGGCGAGGTGGTGACGGAGGGCTCCAACCGGCAGGATAAAGGGACTATCGGCAATATGTCGCGGTACTACTATTGCTACCGATACATGGCGTTGCTCGATAAAAATGGCGAGATGGCGGCCATGTGTCGGTTGATTGAAAAGACCTGCCCGAAGGAGCAACTGGCCGGTTATCTCGATTATTTTCTGGAAGATCCTACGCTTTGGAATGAGCTGCCTGCCAGTAAACCGCTGCCGACCAGTTATGCCAAAGCATTTCCGTATTCGGGCGTGGTGCGCATTCGGCGGGAAGGGTGGGATGCTACGCTGCTGTCGAATAATGCGGCCTGGCTCACCTTTCATAAAGGAAATGCCGTTTTGCAGGGCATGCGGGTAGCTGCGTCGTTCTTCGGGAAAGGACAATTTCAACCTACTAAAATTGAACAGCAGGGCAATGCCTGGGTAATGCGCCAGTCGCTGGAAGGGCCATACTATCAACCCATAGCGACCGATAAAATTGACGCCAATGGCGACTGGGACAAAATGTCCAGAACCGACCGGCCTCAAAGTGAAATCCAGAAACTTGATTCCACCGTTACGGTAACTGAAGTTAATAACGGGCTCCGCGTCGATGTCGAGTTGTCGGGCACGGACAATGTTCCGGTGGCGCTGGAGCTGATTTTCCGGCCGGGCGGTACGCTGGGGGGCGTTACCAAACACCCTAAAAAAGACAACGCCTTTCTTTTATCTGACGAAGCGGGTACGTATGCCGTTGGAACGGATACCATCCGGTTTGGGCCGGGGAGAGTACAGCACAAAGGCGTGCAACTGCGGGGTGCTGTTCCGTCAATGGACGCGCCAACGGTTTATCTGACCGGCTACACACCGTTTAAGCACAGTCTGTTTTTGGGGTAA
- a CDS encoding GtrA family protein (KEGG: sfu:Sfum_0141 GtrA family protein): MASGLFNRRDILAYFIVAAIGASLQLVAGSLFQDWFTFSYEQALLAGYVIAFVVGFFLTKLFAFNAKNSTKTRREAVKFTLVSIVSCLITVYGSSLLYDYSVSKFNILTVVMPLSVKQVNVNKLVAHTTGMGVSFLSNYVLHKTFTFHNTGFYERLKRLLNL; encoded by the coding sequence ATGGCGAGTGGGCTTTTCAACCGCAGGGACATCCTTGCTTATTTTATTGTTGCCGCAATAGGCGCTTCCTTACAACTTGTTGCCGGAAGTTTATTTCAGGATTGGTTTACGTTTAGTTATGAACAAGCGTTGCTGGCAGGCTATGTCATTGCTTTTGTCGTTGGCTTCTTTCTAACGAAGCTCTTTGCCTTCAACGCAAAGAACTCTACAAAAACCCGCCGGGAGGCTGTCAAGTTTACCCTTGTTTCCATCGTTTCGTGCCTGATTACCGTGTATGGGTCCTCTCTGTTGTACGACTACTCAGTCAGTAAATTCAATATACTTACGGTTGTAATGCCGCTCTCCGTCAAGCAGGTAAACGTTAATAAACTGGTGGCTCACACAACGGGCATGGGAGTTAGCTTCCTGAGTAATTACGTTTTGCACAAGACCTTCACCTTTCACAATACAGGCTTCTACGAACGGCTAAAACGGCTGTTGAACTTATAA
- a CDS encoding succinate dehydrogenase and fumarate reductase iron-sulfur protein (TIGRFAM: succinate dehydrogenase and fumarate reductase iron-sulfur protein~KEGG: bba:Bd0026 succinate dehydrogenase/fumarate reductase iron-sulfur subunit), which yields MKINLKVWRQKNNNTAGKLVDYQLDNVSEDMSFLEMFDVLNDSLTRKGEDPVTFDHDCREGICGMCSMYINGRAHGPQTGATTCQLHMRSFNDGDTIVVEPWRARAFPVIKDLMVDRSAFDRIIQSGGYVSVNTGSARDANEILIPRTVADEAMDAAACIGCGACVAACKNASAMLFVSAKVSQLAILPQGQSEQKERAERMVAQMDAEGFGACSFTGACSVECPKSISLDHIARMNREYLGAKLSSDNVQG from the coding sequence ATGAAAATTAACCTAAAAGTCTGGAGACAGAAAAATAATAATACGGCTGGTAAACTGGTTGACTACCAGCTGGATAATGTATCGGAAGATATGTCTTTTCTGGAGATGTTCGACGTTTTGAACGACTCGCTAACCCGGAAAGGCGAAGATCCCGTTACGTTCGACCACGACTGCCGCGAGGGTATTTGCGGGATGTGCTCCATGTACATTAACGGTCGGGCGCATGGTCCACAAACCGGCGCAACCACCTGCCAGCTGCACATGCGGTCGTTCAATGATGGCGACACCATTGTGGTTGAACCCTGGCGCGCTCGGGCATTCCCCGTTATTAAAGACCTGATGGTCGACCGGTCGGCTTTCGACCGGATCATTCAATCGGGTGGATACGTTTCTGTTAACACGGGTTCGGCGCGTGATGCTAATGAAATTCTGATTCCACGCACCGTTGCCGATGAAGCGATGGATGCCGCTGCCTGTATTGGTTGTGGTGCCTGCGTTGCTGCCTGTAAAAATGCGTCGGCTATGCTGTTCGTTTCGGCAAAAGTGTCTCAACTGGCTATTTTACCACAGGGGCAGTCGGAGCAGAAGGAGAGGGCTGAGCGAATGGTAGCGCAGATGGACGCCGAAGGATTTGGTGCCTGCTCGTTCACGGGTGCGTGCTCGGTTGAATGTCCGAAGTCAATTTCGCTTGATCACATTGCCCGTATGAACCGGGAATACCTTGGTGCTAAACTGTCGTCGGATAACGTTCAGGGTTAA
- a CDS encoding succinate dehydrogenase or fumarate reductase, flavoprotein subunit (KEGG: scl:sce6554 succinate dehydrogenase flavoprotein subunit~TIGRFAM: succinate dehydrogenase or fumarate reductase, flavoprotein subunit~PFAM: fumarate reductase/succinate dehydrogenase flavoprotein domain protein), whose protein sequence is MKLESKIPAGPLAEKWARHKFSLKLVNPANKRKYEIIVVGTGLAGASAAASLAELGYNVKAFCFQDSPRRAHSIAAQGGINAAKNYQNDGDSVFRLFYDTIKGGDYRAREANVHRLAEVSVNIIDQCVAQGVPFAREYGGTLANRSFGGAQVSRTFYARGQTGQQLLLGAYSALSRQVANGKVKLYPRTEMLDLVVEGGKARGIITRNLITGKIESHSAHAVLLCTGGYGNVFYLSTNAMGSNVTAAWRAHKKGALFGNPCFTQIHPTCIPVSGHYQSKLTLMSESLRNDGRVWAPKSKEDAVRIQKGEIKPTDLAEDARDYFLERRYPAFGNLVPRDVASRNAKYVCDEGRGVSKTGLAVYLDFADAIKRDGRKTIEAKYGNLFEMYEKITGENPYELPMMIYPAVHYTMGGLWVDYNLMTTIPGLYALGEANFSDHGANRLGASALMQGLADGYFVIPYTVGDYLATIGPADKIPVDSPAFKEAEQKVHAQVNQLLSIKGERPVDELHKELGHIMWEYCGMSRTAEGLKLAKQKIQALKKEFWTNVKVLGDSEEMNQALEQAARVADFIELGELMVDDALNREESCGGHFREEHQTPDGEALRDDENFAYVAAWEYQGEGQPELLNKEILEFENVKLTQRSYK, encoded by the coding sequence ATGAAACTGGAATCAAAAATCCCCGCAGGCCCTTTAGCCGAGAAATGGGCCCGGCACAAGTTTTCGCTGAAGCTGGTCAACCCGGCCAACAAGCGTAAATACGAAATTATTGTAGTGGGTACAGGACTGGCTGGCGCATCGGCAGCTGCTTCACTGGCTGAACTGGGTTACAACGTTAAGGCGTTCTGTTTCCAGGATAGCCCACGTCGGGCGCACTCGATTGCCGCTCAGGGTGGTATCAACGCAGCCAAGAATTACCAGAACGACGGCGACAGTGTGTTCCGCCTGTTCTATGATACAATTAAGGGTGGTGACTATCGGGCACGGGAAGCCAACGTGCACCGGTTAGCCGAAGTTAGCGTCAATATTATCGATCAGTGCGTAGCGCAGGGCGTTCCCTTCGCTCGTGAGTACGGCGGTACGCTGGCCAACCGTTCGTTCGGTGGTGCTCAGGTGTCGCGTACCTTCTACGCACGGGGACAGACAGGTCAGCAACTGCTGCTGGGTGCTTACTCGGCACTGAGCCGTCAGGTAGCTAACGGGAAAGTGAAACTGTACCCACGTACCGAAATGCTCGACCTCGTGGTTGAAGGCGGTAAGGCACGGGGTATCATCACCCGGAACCTGATCACCGGTAAAATCGAATCACATTCAGCACACGCTGTGCTGCTTTGCACGGGTGGTTATGGCAACGTATTCTACCTGTCGACAAATGCGATGGGCAGCAACGTAACCGCAGCGTGGCGGGCACACAAGAAAGGGGCTTTGTTCGGTAACCCTTGCTTTACTCAAATTCACCCAACCTGTATTCCAGTATCGGGCCACTACCAGTCGAAGCTGACGCTGATGTCGGAGTCGCTGCGGAACGATGGCCGGGTGTGGGCACCTAAGTCGAAGGAAGACGCAGTACGGATTCAGAAAGGTGAAATAAAGCCAACGGATCTGGCCGAAGACGCCCGCGATTACTTCCTGGAGCGCCGTTATCCAGCCTTCGGAAACCTGGTTCCCCGCGACGTAGCTTCGCGTAACGCGAAATACGTGTGCGATGAAGGCCGGGGCGTAAGTAAAACCGGTCTGGCCGTTTATCTGGATTTCGCCGATGCGATCAAACGCGACGGACGGAAGACGATCGAGGCTAAATACGGTAACCTCTTCGAGATGTACGAAAAGATTACCGGCGAAAACCCGTACGAACTGCCGATGATGATTTACCCCGCTGTTCACTACACGATGGGCGGTTTGTGGGTCGATTACAACCTGATGACGACTATTCCCGGCCTGTACGCACTCGGCGAGGCTAATTTCTCCGATCACGGTGCTAACCGCCTTGGTGCTTCGGCGCTGATGCAGGGGCTGGCCGATGGTTATTTCGTAATTCCGTACACCGTTGGCGATTATCTAGCAACGATTGGCCCGGCCGATAAAATCCCCGTCGATTCGCCAGCATTTAAGGAAGCCGAGCAGAAAGTACATGCTCAGGTGAACCAACTGCTGTCTATCAAAGGCGAGCGTCCTGTCGATGAACTTCATAAGGAACTCGGTCACATCATGTGGGAGTATTGCGGTATGTCGCGTACGGCCGAAGGGCTGAAGCTAGCCAAGCAGAAAATTCAGGCGTTGAAGAAAGAGTTCTGGACCAATGTAAAAGTACTGGGTGACTCGGAAGAGATGAACCAGGCGCTGGAGCAGGCCGCTCGGGTTGCCGACTTTATTGAACTGGGCGAGCTGATGGTCGACGATGCACTGAACCGCGAAGAGTCCTGCGGTGGTCACTTCCGCGAAGAACACCAGACACCCGATGGCGAAGCCTTACGTGACGATGAAAACTTCGCTTACGTAGCTGCCTGGGAATATCAGGGTGAAGGTCAACCCGAACTGCTTAATAAAGAGATTCTCGAATTCGAGAACGTTAAACTGACACAGCGGAGTTATAAATAA